One Nicotiana sylvestris chromosome 12, ASM39365v2, whole genome shotgun sequence genomic window carries:
- the LOC138883188 gene encoding secreted RxLR effector protein 161-like — METSKVIGTPIATVTRLDMDETEFPVNQTMYRGIIGSLLYLTTRRPDIIFSVGLCARFQSNPKESHLKAAKRILRYLKGTQDLVLYYPSDDIFNLIGYADADYVNYLVDRKSTSGMAYFLGSCLISWGTRKQNSMTLSTAKAEYVAAASCCAQLLWIKQQLEDFGVLTESVPLLCDNTSALNIAKNPVQHKRTKHIEVRHHFLRDNVEKGLIYMKFCSTEDQIADIFTKALSREQFERNIVKLGLLKPN; from the coding sequence atggaaacATCAAAGGTGATAGGCACTCCCATTGCTACTgtcactcgactggacatggatgaaactgaatttcctgtgaatcaaaccatgtatagaggcattattgggtctctccTCTATCTCACTACTAGAAGACCTGATATTATTTTCAGTGTGGGGCtgtgtgcaaggtttcaatcaaatcccaaggaatctcacttgaaggctgccaaaagaatactaagatatctcaaaggaacacaGGACCTAGTGTTGTATTATCCGTCAGATGACAtttttaatctaattgggtatgctgatgcagATTATGTAAAttatcttgtggacaggaaaagcacttctggaatggctTACTTCTTAGGTTCATGCCTTatctcttggggcacaaggaagcaaaattcgATGACTCTTTCAACAGCTAAAGCTGAATATGTAGCTGCAGCATCCTGCTGTGCTCAGCTTTTATGGATCAAGCAGCAACTGGAGGACTTTGGGGTACTCACTGAGAGTGTTCCccttctatgtgacaacaccagtgcactcaacatagccaagaatccagttcaacacaaaaggacaaaGCATATTGAAGTGAGGCATCATTTTCtgagggacaatgtggagaaagggttgatatatatgaagttctgcagcacagaagatcaaattgcagacatcTTCACCAAGGCGCTAAGTAGGGAACAGTTTGAAAGAAACATAGTGAAGCTGGGGCTTTTAAAGCCCAATTGA